Proteins encoded within one genomic window of Sphingobacterium sp. lm-10:
- the hisC gene encoding histidinol-phosphate transaminase, with protein sequence MSFKLDLLLRENIKNLHPYSSARDEFDGEGSVMLDANENAFGSPLSQPFNRYPDPLQLAVKQKLSGIKGVAVDQIFLGNGSDEAIDLLFRAFCRPGLDNIILLPPTYGMYEVSAHINDVAIRKVNLTTDYQLDIDAIAAAIDAHTKMIFICSPNNPTGNSIRRQDIETILVNFDGIVVLDEAYINYSKQSSFLPSLHEFPNLVILQTLSKAWGLAALRLGMAFASQEIIQVFNKIKPPYNINQATQSYALEALERIDTVNEWIRETVGERTLLVEQLQLIPQVEHITPSDANFVLVRLQQARALYNYLVSKGIIVRDRSSVTLCEGALRMTVGTPAENQTLLSQIKEFYT encoded by the coding sequence ATGTCATTTAAATTAGACCTTCTTTTAAGGGAAAACATAAAAAATCTTCATCCTTACTCCTCCGCTAGAGATGAGTTTGATGGAGAAGGCAGTGTTATGCTGGATGCCAACGAAAATGCTTTCGGTTCTCCGCTTAGCCAGCCATTCAACCGCTATCCCGATCCATTACAGCTGGCTGTAAAACAGAAATTGTCCGGTATTAAAGGCGTTGCTGTAGACCAGATATTCTTAGGAAATGGATCCGACGAAGCAATAGATCTATTGTTTAGAGCGTTCTGTCGGCCAGGATTAGATAATATCATTTTGCTACCGCCCACCTATGGGATGTACGAGGTATCTGCTCATATCAACGATGTAGCAATACGTAAAGTGAATCTTACGACCGATTATCAACTCGATATTGATGCCATCGCGGCAGCGATAGACGCGCATACCAAAATGATTTTTATCTGCTCGCCAAATAACCCGACGGGCAATAGTATTCGAAGACAGGATATTGAAACGATTCTGGTAAACTTCGACGGTATTGTGGTATTGGACGAAGCATATATTAATTATTCAAAGCAAAGTTCCTTCTTACCGAGCTTACACGAGTTTCCGAATCTAGTGATTTTGCAAACGCTCTCTAAAGCCTGGGGATTAGCAGCATTACGCCTGGGGATGGCTTTCGCCAGCCAAGAGATCATTCAGGTTTTTAATAAAATAAAACCACCTTATAATATTAACCAAGCAACACAGAGCTACGCGCTCGAAGCATTGGAGCGTATTGATACGGTGAATGAATGGATTAGGGAAACGGTTGGCGAGCGTACCTTATTGGTAGAGCAGTTACAGCTCATTCCTCAGGTAGAGCATATCACGCCATCAGATGCTAATTTTGTATTGGTGCGTCTTCAACAGGCACGTGCTTTGTACAACTATTTGGTGAGTAAAGGCATCATTGTGCGCGACAGATCTAGCGTTACTTTATGTGAAGGTGCCCTGCGGATGACCGTTGGTACACCCGCAGAAAATCAAACGTTGCTATCCCAAATTAAAGAATTCTATACCTAA
- a CDS encoding HisA/HisF-related TIM barrel protein: MYIIPAIDVLDKKVVRLREGNYDDVTHYEISLEEQIANYHANGTEIVHIIDLNGAKGDFSNQQYLFEVLKKTDMKVQYGGGVRSIDKVKELVDAGVYRVIVGTQAITNPTFLEELSALNEGRVKYADHIVVAIDVLDEVIKYSGWLESSPIKLIEYIDKCLSLGFYRFLCTDISKDGKLGGAGVELYKKLLDHSPIIKLIASGGISSMADIQALQDLEQIESVVVGKAIYENRISIDEIKDWNLKALIKF, from the coding sequence ATGTATATCATACCCGCTATTGACGTTTTAGACAAAAAAGTAGTTCGCCTTCGCGAAGGAAACTATGATGATGTTACTCATTATGAGATCTCGCTAGAAGAACAGATTGCTAACTATCATGCTAATGGTACTGAGATCGTACATATCATTGACTTGAATGGTGCAAAAGGCGATTTCTCGAATCAGCAATATCTATTTGAGGTATTGAAAAAAACGGACATGAAGGTGCAATATGGCGGAGGTGTACGTAGTATTGATAAGGTCAAAGAATTGGTAGATGCGGGCGTATATCGCGTTATCGTAGGTACGCAGGCAATTACGAATCCAACTTTTCTGGAAGAGCTTAGTGCATTGAACGAAGGGCGTGTGAAATATGCGGATCACATTGTGGTCGCTATTGATGTACTGGACGAAGTGATTAAGTACTCGGGTTGGTTGGAAAGTTCGCCGATCAAATTAATTGAGTACATTGATAAGTGTCTTTCTTTAGGCTTTTACCGCTTTTTGTGTACTGATATTAGTAAAGATGGCAAGTTGGGTGGAGCTGGTGTAGAATTATACAAGAAGCTATTGGATCATTCCCCGATTATTAAGTTGATCGCCTCGGGCGGAATCAGCTCCATGGCGGATATACAAGCGTTACAAGATTTGGAACAGATTGAATCGGTGGTCGTTGGAAAAGCCATTTACGAAAATCGTATCTCTATTGATGAGATCAAAGATTGGAACTTAAAAGCGTTGATCAAATTCTAG
- a CDS encoding GAF domain-containing protein: protein MAEDLIRAKGTKEEQYQALIPQIKALIEYEQDFIANMANLAAALKEQFDFFWVGFYLVKNEELVLAPFQGPVACTRIAYNRGVCGTSWARQETLIVPDVEAFPGHIACSSLSRSEIVLPMMYEGRCVGVLDVDSAELDSFDAIDAQYLQEMIDILMAASKL from the coding sequence ATGGCAGAAGATTTAATACGAGCAAAAGGCACTAAAGAAGAGCAGTACCAAGCGTTGATTCCACAGATCAAAGCACTGATCGAATATGAACAGGATTTTATTGCCAATATGGCGAATCTGGCAGCCGCTTTAAAAGAGCAGTTTGACTTTTTCTGGGTAGGTTTTTACTTGGTAAAGAACGAAGAATTGGTATTAGCTCCATTTCAAGGACCGGTAGCCTGCACACGAATTGCATATAATCGGGGTGTTTGTGGCACATCCTGGGCACGTCAGGAAACGTTAATTGTTCCCGATGTGGAAGCCTTTCCAGGGCATATCGCTTGCAGCTCGCTTTCCCGTTCCGAGATCGTCCTTCCTATGATGTACGAAGGTAGGTGTGTTGGCGTTTTGGATGTAGACAGCGCAGAGCTAGATAGCTTTGATGCCATCGATGCACAGTATTTACAGGAAATGATAGATATTTTAATGGCAGCGTCAAAGCTTTAA
- the hisB gene encoding bifunctional histidinol-phosphatase/imidazoleglycerol-phosphate dehydratase HisB, producing MSDLLKRVLFIDRDGTLILEPEDEQIDSFSKLKFYPGALQYLPKIAQELDFELVLVTNQDGLGTDSHPEDQFWPVHQFVMETFAGEDVVFAREHIDRTFPHENAITRKPGVGLLGEYFNTENYNLADSFVIGDRVNDVKLAQNLGAKAIWLGGNTALGQAEKVEISADTVALETTNWKDIYEFLKLGTRTASHQRKTNETDIYIAINLDGSGKSDIDTGLPFFDHMLDQIARHGALDLTIRAKGDLHIDEHHTIEDTGIALGEIFAQVLGDKRGIERYAFTLPMDDCLAQVALDFGGRSWIVWDAEFKREKIGDMPTEMFFHFFKSFSDAARTNLNIKAEGDNEHHKIEAIFKAFAKSIKKAVRRDADNMQLPSTKGLL from the coding sequence ATGTCAGATTTATTGAAGCGAGTCTTATTTATCGACCGTGACGGCACCTTGATACTGGAGCCGGAAGACGAACAGATTGATTCGTTTTCGAAGTTGAAATTTTACCCAGGAGCACTGCAGTATTTGCCGAAAATTGCCCAGGAATTGGACTTTGAACTCGTCTTGGTCACCAACCAAGATGGATTAGGCACAGATTCTCATCCGGAAGATCAATTTTGGCCGGTGCATCAATTCGTGATGGAAACATTTGCCGGCGAAGACGTGGTGTTTGCTCGCGAACATATCGACCGCACATTTCCGCACGAAAATGCGATTACGCGTAAGCCAGGAGTTGGTTTGTTGGGAGAATATTTCAATACCGAAAACTACAACTTGGCAGATTCATTTGTCATCGGCGATCGTGTGAATGATGTTAAGCTTGCGCAAAATCTGGGTGCCAAGGCGATCTGGCTAGGAGGAAATACGGCGCTTGGTCAAGCAGAAAAGGTAGAAATATCGGCAGACACGGTTGCGCTGGAAACAACCAACTGGAAGGATATTTACGAGTTTCTGAAATTGGGCACACGCACGGCCTCTCATCAAAGAAAGACGAATGAGACCGATATATACATTGCAATAAATCTTGATGGTAGTGGAAAGTCGGATATTGATACGGGTTTACCATTTTTTGATCATATGCTCGATCAGATCGCTCGGCATGGTGCCTTGGATTTAACCATCCGTGCCAAAGGAGATCTACATATCGATGAACATCATACCATAGAAGATACCGGGATCGCTTTAGGCGAAATCTTTGCACAGGTTTTGGGTGACAAGCGCGGCATAGAGCGTTATGCGTTTACGTTGCCAATGGATGATTGTCTGGCGCAGGTGGCCCTTGATTTCGGAGGTCGAAGCTGGATCGTGTGGGATGCGGAATTTAAGCGAGAGAAGATTGGTGATATGCCAACAGAAATGTTTTTTCACTTCTTCAAATCATTTAGCGATGCTGCTCGCACGAACCTCAATATCAAAGCCGAAGGCGATAATGAGCACCATAAGATCGAGGCTATTTTTAAGGCATTTGCCAAATCGATAAAAAAGGCGGTACGACGCGACGCAGATAATATGCAACTGCCGAGTACAAAAGGCTTGTTGTAA
- the ruvA gene encoding Holliday junction branch migration protein RuvA gives MYEYLDGQLVFKSPTHVIIDVGGVGYHVHISLTTFTQVKEVERCKLFISFQVREDSQTMYGFATESERHLFNHLISVSGIGPNTGRMMLSSITPEEIQQAIVQGQVAVIQRIKGIGPKTAQRVILELQDKLKKEGPNALLLDHIPSQSAHEEATSALVMLGFPKQQVEKVMQQVLLGSEDHSVESLIKAALKKL, from the coding sequence ATGTACGAGTACCTCGACGGACAACTGGTATTTAAATCCCCTACCCACGTCATCATTGACGTGGGTGGCGTGGGTTACCACGTTCACATCTCTTTGACCACGTTTACCCAGGTAAAAGAGGTCGAACGCTGTAAGCTATTTATTTCATTTCAGGTACGGGAAGATTCGCAAACTATGTATGGCTTTGCAACAGAAAGTGAGCGTCACCTATTCAACCATTTGATCTCTGTCTCTGGGATTGGGCCAAATACGGGTCGCATGATGCTTTCGTCCATCACTCCAGAGGAGATACAGCAAGCTATCGTACAAGGACAAGTAGCCGTGATCCAACGGATCAAAGGCATTGGCCCTAAAACCGCGCAACGCGTTATTCTTGAATTACAGGATAAGCTCAAAAAAGAAGGACCAAATGCGCTATTGCTGGATCATATCCCAAGCCAGTCAGCACACGAAGAGGCTACCTCTGCTTTGGTTATGTTGGGATTCCCAAAACAGCAAGTGGAAAAAGTCATGCAACAAGTCTTGTTGGGTTCCGAAGATCATTCGGTAGAAAGCTTGATCAAGGCGGCCTTGAAAAAACTGTAA
- the hisH gene encoding imidazole glycerol phosphate synthase subunit HisH — translation MIGIVNYGAGNIFSLTAALVRCNLPYGMINEPADFDKYERIIIPGVGHAGAAMQKLRDSGLAEAILLLTKPVLGICVGMQLLTSFSEEGAADMLGIFPIQTLHFQQRITGKVPHMGWNTIQICQDCRLFDDIPDASYFYFVHSFFIEFQQEYTAASTNYGVDFSASIHKDNFYGVQFHPEKSGSAGEQLLVNFANL, via the coding sequence ATGATTGGAATTGTAAATTACGGAGCAGGAAATATATTTTCATTGACAGCCGCATTAGTGCGGTGCAATCTGCCCTATGGCATGATCAATGAACCCGCTGATTTTGATAAATACGAGCGGATCATCATTCCAGGCGTAGGTCACGCGGGTGCTGCTATGCAGAAGTTGCGTGATTCTGGATTGGCGGAGGCCATTCTTTTGCTCACCAAACCGGTATTGGGGATTTGTGTCGGCATGCAGCTGCTCACCAGTTTTTCGGAAGAAGGTGCCGCAGATATGCTGGGCATATTTCCGATTCAAACCCTGCACTTTCAGCAGCGCATCACTGGGAAAGTACCGCATATGGGGTGGAATACCATACAGATTTGTCAAGATTGCCGTCTGTTTGACGATATACCAGATGCATCGTATTTCTACTTTGTACATTCTTTTTTTATTGAGTTTCAACAGGAGTATACGGCGGCATCTACAAATTATGGTGTCGACTTCTCGGCGAGCATTCATAAAGATAATTTCTATGGGGTACAGTTTCATCCGGAGAAATCTGGTTCCGCTGGCGAGCAACTGCTGGTGAACTTTGCAAACCTTTAA
- the hisIE gene encoding bifunctional phosphoribosyl-AMP cyclohydrolase/phosphoribosyl-ATP diphosphatase HisIE: MHKVDFSKGDGLVPVIVQDAQTLEVLMLGYMNDEALEKTQKERRVTFYSRSKQRLWTKGEESGHYLEVKDLHIDCDQDTILIKALPLGPTCHTGSRSCFNTDHNQNFLFELERVIQQRIDMPSEGSYVNSLRQKGLNKIAQKVGEEAVETVIAALAETEHDFINESSDLMFHLILLLKEKGLGLREIAANLATRHQ, translated from the coding sequence ATGCATAAGGTAGATTTTTCAAAAGGAGATGGTTTGGTTCCAGTGATTGTGCAAGATGCACAAACGTTGGAGGTATTGATGTTGGGGTATATGAATGACGAGGCTTTGGAGAAAACCCAAAAAGAGCGCCGCGTTACATTCTATTCCCGCAGTAAACAACGTCTTTGGACAAAGGGTGAAGAAAGTGGTCATTATTTAGAAGTAAAAGATCTACATATAGATTGTGATCAGGATACCATTTTGATCAAAGCGCTACCGCTCGGTCCTACCTGCCATACCGGTAGCCGGAGTTGCTTTAATACTGATCATAACCAAAACTTCCTATTTGAATTGGAACGGGTGATCCAGCAACGAATAGATATGCCTTCCGAAGGATCGTATGTGAACAGTCTACGTCAGAAAGGATTGAATAAGATTGCTCAGAAAGTTGGAGAAGAAGCGGTGGAAACGGTAATTGCCGCTTTAGCAGAGACGGAACACGACTTTATCAATGAATCATCGGACTTAATGTTTCACCTTATTTTGCTTTTGAAGGAAAAGGGTTTAGGGTTGCGAGAGATTGCTGCAAACCTTGCTACGCGCCATCAATAA
- a CDS encoding WD40 repeat domain-containing protein — MPDVSLLHTLSGHQNPIFTLAIGASNTLFSGGNDKGVVEWDLHTMQFRRILCAVTHSVYALHHIPNTDLLAIGLRSGEVMIVDYVQQKLVAKMKTESGAVFALQAIPEKSELIAIGEEGVAYVYDTIHFKLLYRFRVSKDTVRTIALDSVASTVYFGDKAGAIYQYSLADYEPMQQALVHTMPVTSLCLVGKQLLSGGRDAKLYQIATPDFAVQHEITPHMFTVYGIVSNADQSQIATASRDKTWKIWDPKTLTLLKNISVDRGYDSHKLSINTILWHEQRVYTAGDDKTIKVWDVSAD; from the coding sequence ATGCCAGATGTCTCTTTACTTCATACGCTAAGTGGTCACCAAAATCCTATTTTTACCTTAGCCATAGGTGCTAGTAACACCTTGTTTTCTGGAGGTAATGACAAGGGTGTGGTAGAGTGGGACTTGCATACCATGCAGTTCAGGCGGATTCTTTGTGCGGTAACACATTCCGTCTATGCGCTTCACCACATCCCTAACACCGATTTGCTGGCTATTGGCCTGCGATCTGGTGAGGTCATGATCGTTGATTATGTGCAGCAAAAATTGGTGGCTAAGATGAAAACCGAATCTGGTGCTGTATTTGCCTTGCAAGCTATACCGGAGAAATCAGAGCTTATTGCGATCGGTGAGGAAGGAGTTGCCTACGTATACGATACCATTCATTTTAAGCTTTTGTATCGCTTTCGCGTGTCTAAAGATACGGTGCGTACCATCGCGCTAGACAGCGTGGCTTCTACTGTATATTTTGGCGATAAAGCGGGTGCCATTTATCAATATAGTTTGGCGGATTACGAACCTATGCAGCAGGCTTTAGTACATACGATGCCCGTCACGAGTTTATGTTTAGTAGGCAAACAACTTCTTTCTGGTGGCAGAGATGCTAAGCTGTATCAAATAGCTACACCCGATTTTGCCGTGCAGCACGAAATAACGCCACATATGTTTACGGTATATGGCATTGTGAGTAATGCCGATCAATCGCAGATTGCGACAGCGAGTCGCGATAAAACATGGAAAATTTGGGATCCTAAAACCTTGACCTTACTGAAGAATATTAGTGTAGATCGAGGCTATGATAGCCATAAGCTATCCATAAACACCATCCTTTGGCATGAGCAGAGGGTGTATACTGCTGGTGACGATAAGACTATTAAGGTGTGGGACGTGTCGGCAGATTAA
- a CDS encoding ribonuclease Z, whose product MRFSVLVLGNSSATPIYERHPTSQVVNHNEQLYLIDCGEGTQIQLTRYGIKSNRINHIFISHLHGDHYLGLVGLVSSMHLMGRKSDLHLYGPAPLQEILALNFKYSETELRYNLIFHPTNPDETEVIFESKLLRVESFPLRHRIACTGFRFQEGVRPAKLNMEKVAKLEIPPALLNGIKWGLDFTDRDGQVYPSNELTTPAPVPRSYAYCSDTVRIPDYLPAIHGANLLYHESTFLHEMKDRAVETFHTTSLEAGEIAAEAAVGHLLLGHYSARYKTKELTLLLDEARSAFPQSELSVEGKWYDVV is encoded by the coding sequence ATGCGCTTTTCTGTTCTTGTTCTAGGTAATAGCTCCGCCACGCCTATTTATGAGCGGCATCCCACATCGCAGGTCGTCAATCACAATGAACAATTGTATCTCATCGACTGTGGTGAAGGCACGCAGATCCAGCTCACCCGTTATGGGATCAAAAGTAACCGGATTAATCATATCTTCATCAGTCACCTGCACGGCGATCATTACCTTGGCCTAGTCGGCTTGGTCTCTTCTATGCACTTGATGGGGCGTAAAAGCGACCTGCATTTGTATGGGCCAGCGCCATTACAAGAAATCTTGGCGTTGAACTTTAAATATTCCGAAACGGAGCTACGCTACAATCTTATTTTTCATCCCACGAATCCGGACGAAACGGAAGTTATCTTTGAATCTAAGTTGCTACGCGTAGAATCATTTCCATTACGTCATCGTATCGCCTGTACGGGCTTTCGCTTTCAGGAAGGAGTGCGTCCGGCCAAATTGAATATGGAAAAAGTAGCCAAACTAGAGATACCTCCAGCCTTGCTGAATGGCATTAAATGGGGTTTAGATTTTACTGATAGAGACGGACAGGTGTATCCTTCTAATGAACTAACTACTCCGGCACCAGTGCCCAGAAGTTATGCGTATTGCTCGGATACGGTTCGCATTCCTGATTACCTTCCGGCTATCCATGGAGCCAACCTCTTGTACCACGAGTCCACGTTTCTACATGAAATGAAGGATCGTGCTGTCGAAACCTTCCATACCACCTCGCTGGAAGCAGGGGAGATCGCTGCCGAAGCTGCTGTCGGGCATTTGCTATTGGGACATTATTCGGCTAGGTACAAAACGAAGGAGCTGACCTTGCTGTTGGATGAAGCGCGTTCGGCATTCCCACAAAGCGAACTTTCTGTTGAAGGAAAGTGGTACGATGTCGTCTAA
- the hisF gene encoding imidazole glycerol phosphate synthase subunit HisF, whose translation MLAKRIIPCLDVKDGRTVKGVNFVDLRDAGDPVELAWQYSQQGADELVFLDITATHEGRKTTIDLVKSVARQVNIPFTIGGGINELKDADALLAAGADKISINSAAVRNPTLIDELAKSFGSQFVVVAVDTRFVATQNFVHLRGGRELTDIITEDWIKEAESRGAGEILLTSMDHDGTKNGFDVSLLSKINAAINIPLIASGGAGTEQHFVDVFKDSGVDAALAASVFHYGEILIPDLKETLKNNHIVVRR comes from the coding sequence ATGTTAGCAAAGCGGATCATTCCCTGTCTGGACGTGAAAGACGGGCGCACGGTCAAAGGCGTTAACTTTGTAGACCTGCGCGACGCCGGAGATCCGGTCGAGTTGGCCTGGCAATATTCACAGCAGGGAGCAGATGAATTGGTATTTCTTGATATTACCGCCACACACGAAGGCCGTAAAACAACGATTGATTTAGTGAAATCTGTCGCCAGGCAGGTCAATATTCCTTTTACGATTGGTGGGGGGATTAATGAGTTGAAAGATGCTGATGCTTTATTGGCAGCGGGTGCTGATAAAATATCCATCAATTCTGCTGCGGTCAGAAATCCAACCTTGATAGACGAATTGGCTAAATCTTTCGGTAGCCAATTTGTGGTTGTTGCGGTGGATACGCGTTTCGTGGCCACACAGAACTTCGTACACTTGCGCGGGGGGCGCGAATTGACTGATATTATTACGGAAGATTGGATCAAGGAAGCAGAAAGTCGCGGAGCAGGAGAGATTTTATTAACTTCCATGGATCATGATGGCACAAAAAATGGATTCGACGTATCTTTGCTGTCGAAGATTAATGCAGCGATTAATATTCCATTAATTGCATCGGGCGGCGCCGGGACTGAGCAACATTTTGTAGATGTATTTAAAGACAGCGGAGTAGACGCTGCTTTGGCGGCATCGGTATTTCACTACGGAGAAATATTGATTCCAGACTTAAAAGAGACACTAAAAAACAACCACATTGTGGTAAGAAGATAA